A window of the Streptomyces luomodiensis genome harbors these coding sequences:
- the tmk gene encoding dTMP kinase — protein sequence MTREQPTDVTPTSGALAADSRERAVRALLRYPPLRRLWSAQLVGGAGDALAVLVLVVLTLQASVAAGSFGGGYRGAAFAVAVVLGVRLFATVLFGAVLLGPLAALIGPTGPLDRRWTMVGADGLRLALLLVAPLWIDWTPADAVAWLLITTFVVGVTERFWTVAKDGAAPSLLPAPPAEGAAVRPLPDHLDALRRLSLRTNFLTLPIAAAGLLVVTLVGRLLGTGVEWFHDHQVALGSYVGAGLFAASISILVFLELPGAQTSRTRSPLEGLRRPRTASGTGADKGRTGAVGLLVLACAGVAGAIAAAVGVAPLQAMDLGGGPVGFALLVLVLTGGPALGIRWAPKVLPGLSRRRLLALSVALTGLALLTVGLVHDTTTVVLIALVAGVSAGIAANTGHALLDQESEEARRPRMTEHLQAVVRVGVGLGAVVAPLLAAVIGPHRLGSGDFVFAHGGAAFTLMLVGALLLPVAALVLGRTDDRQGVPLRRDLREALLGGGAAEAPAATGFFIAVEGGDGAGKSTQVEALAEWIRAKGHEVVVTREPGATAIGKRLRSILLDVSSAGISHRAEALLYAADRAEHVDSVVRPALERGAVVISDRYIDSSVAYQGAGRDLAATEIARISRWATNGLVPHLTVLLDISPETARERFTEAPDRLESEPAEFHQRVRAGFLALAAADPARYLVVDAGQLPEAVTSAVRHRLDRMLPLSEAEVKAQEEARKAAEEEARRRAEEEAARKAEEERLEAERQAALAKARAEEEERKRREEEEARRREAERQAEAARQRAEDARRRAEEERKRIEAEDRARAAEEERRRLQAEAEALRRAEAEARRQEEQRKAEEALLRAEQARLAAEAASSGASGADAPTVETELPAPPPQDTGGSRDADGPQDTGGTRGAAGPAAEDPDTTETVQSPRFDPRVGRGGENASGGREAGRPAVGPDADETAVLPPMPPVPPQNGPEADETAVLPSVRPQDRPEEHRGGSDGSDAEETAVLPKPPVEPPTNAADETAVLPPVRDERSADPADRVPPWLFRPDQGQGQAYGGDNERTREMPHYGQGQDQGYGQDQGYGQGQAQGGAEPPRRRRRRPEWAEETPLDDLPSLADELLGPRDDEDGRYR from the coding sequence ATGACGCGAGAGCAGCCAACGGACGTGACACCCACTTCCGGCGCCCTTGCCGCGGACTCCCGCGAGCGGGCCGTACGAGCCCTGCTGCGCTATCCGCCCCTGCGACGGCTGTGGAGCGCCCAGCTCGTCGGCGGCGCCGGGGACGCGCTCGCCGTGCTGGTGCTGGTGGTGCTGACGCTTCAGGCGTCCGTGGCCGCCGGCTCCTTCGGCGGCGGCTATCGCGGCGCGGCCTTCGCCGTCGCGGTCGTGCTGGGCGTACGGCTCTTCGCGACCGTGCTCTTCGGCGCGGTCCTCCTCGGGCCGCTCGCCGCGCTCATCGGCCCCACCGGTCCGCTGGACCGCCGCTGGACCATGGTCGGCGCGGACGGTCTGCGGTTGGCGCTGCTCCTCGTCGCGCCGCTGTGGATCGACTGGACCCCCGCCGACGCCGTCGCCTGGCTGCTCATCACCACCTTCGTCGTCGGCGTCACCGAGCGCTTCTGGACCGTCGCCAAGGACGGCGCGGCCCCCTCGCTGCTCCCGGCGCCGCCCGCCGAGGGCGCCGCGGTGCGCCCGCTGCCCGATCACCTCGACGCGCTGCGCCGGCTCTCGCTCCGTACGAACTTCCTGACGCTGCCGATCGCCGCCGCCGGGCTGCTCGTCGTCACCCTGGTCGGCAGGCTGCTGGGCACCGGCGTGGAGTGGTTCCACGACCACCAGGTCGCCCTCGGCTCGTACGTCGGCGCCGGGCTCTTCGCCGCGTCGATCTCGATCCTCGTCTTCCTGGAACTGCCCGGCGCGCAGACCAGCCGCACGCGCTCCCCCCTGGAGGGACTGCGCCGGCCCCGCACCGCCTCCGGCACCGGTGCCGACAAGGGCCGCACCGGCGCCGTCGGGCTGCTGGTGCTCGCCTGCGCCGGGGTGGCGGGCGCGATCGCCGCGGCCGTGGGCGTCGCCCCGCTTCAGGCCATGGACCTCGGCGGCGGGCCGGTCGGCTTCGCCCTGCTCGTCCTCGTCCTCACCGGCGGTCCGGCCCTCGGCATCCGCTGGGCCCCGAAGGTCCTCCCGGGGCTCTCCCGGCGCAGGCTGCTGGCGCTGTCGGTCGCGCTGACCGGGCTCGCGCTGCTCACGGTGGGCCTGGTGCACGACACCACGACCGTCGTGCTGATCGCCCTGGTCGCGGGTGTGTCGGCGGGTATCGCCGCCAACACCGGCCACGCCCTCCTGGACCAGGAGTCCGAGGAGGCCCGCCGGCCCCGGATGACCGAGCATCTTCAGGCCGTCGTGCGCGTCGGCGTCGGGCTCGGCGCGGTCGTCGCGCCGCTGCTCGCCGCCGTCATCGGACCGCACCGGCTCGGCAGCGGCGATTTCGTGTTCGCCCACGGCGGCGCGGCCTTCACCCTGATGCTGGTGGGCGCGTTGCTGCTGCCGGTCGCCGCACTGGTCCTCGGCCGGACCGACGACCGGCAGGGAGTGCCGCTGCGCCGCGATCTGCGCGAGGCGCTGCTCGGCGGGGGCGCGGCGGAGGCCCCGGCCGCCACCGGCTTCTTCATCGCCGTCGAGGGCGGCGATGGCGCGGGCAAGTCCACGCAGGTGGAGGCGCTGGCCGAGTGGATCAGGGCCAAGGGGCACGAGGTGGTGGTGACCCGTGAACCCGGCGCGACCGCGATCGGCAAGCGGCTCCGCTCGATCCTGCTCGACGTCTCCTCCGCCGGGATCTCGCACCGTGCCGAGGCGCTGCTGTACGCGGCGGACCGCGCCGAGCACGTCGACTCCGTGGTCCGCCCGGCGCTGGAGCGCGGCGCGGTCGTCATCTCCGACCGCTACATCGACTCGTCCGTCGCCTACCAGGGCGCGGGGCGCGACCTCGCCGCGACCGAGATCGCCCGTATCTCGCGCTGGGCGACGAACGGCCTGGTGCCGCACCTGACGGTGCTGCTGGACATCTCGCCGGAGACCGCGCGCGAGCGCTTCACCGAGGCCCCGGACCGGCTCGAGTCCGAGCCCGCCGAGTTCCACCAGCGGGTACGGGCCGGATTCCTGGCCCTGGCCGCCGCCGACCCGGCCCGCTACCTCGTCGTCGACGCCGGACAGCTGCCGGAGGCGGTCACCTCCGCGGTGCGCCACCGTCTGGACCGGATGCTGCCGCTGTCCGAGGCAGAGGTGAAGGCCCAGGAGGAGGCCCGTAAGGCCGCCGAGGAGGAGGCCCGCCGCCGGGCCGAGGAAGAGGCCGCCCGTAAGGCGGAGGAGGAGCGGCTGGAGGCTGAGCGCCAGGCGGCGCTCGCCAAGGCGCGCGCCGAGGAGGAGGAGCGCAAGCGCCGCGAAGAGGAGGAGGCCCGCCGGCGCGAGGCCGAGCGGCAGGCGGAGGCGGCCCGTCAGCGGGCCGAGGACGCGCGCCGCAGGGCCGAGGAGGAGCGCAAGCGCATCGAGGCCGAGGACCGCGCCCGCGCCGCCGAGGAGGAGCGGCGCCGCCTCCAGGCGGAGGCGGAGGCGCTGCGGCGGGCCGAGGCCGAGGCGCGGCGCCAGGAAGAGCAGCGCAAGGCCGAGGAGGCGCTCCTGCGGGCCGAGCAGGCGCGGCTGGCGGCGGAAGCGGCGTCCTCCGGGGCCTCCGGAGCCGACGCGCCGACCGTGGAGACCGAGCTCCCGGCCCCGCCGCCCCAGGACACCGGCGGCTCCCGGGACGCGGACGGCCCCCAGGACACCGGCGGCACCCGGGGCGCGGCGGGGCCCGCCGCCGAGGACCCGGACACGACGGAGACGGTCCAGTCGCCGCGGTTCGACCCGCGGGTGGGGCGCGGCGGCGAGAACGCCTCCGGCGGTCGCGAGGCGGGCCGTCCCGCCGTCGGGCCGGACGCGGACGAGACCGCGGTGCTGCCGCCCATGCCGCCCGTGCCTCCCCAGAACGGCCCGGAGGCGGACGAGACGGCCGTACTGCCGTCCGTACGGCCCCAGGACCGCCCGGAGGAGCACCGGGGCGGCTCGGACGGCTCGGACGCCGAGGAGACGGCCGTGCTCCCCAAGCCGCCCGTCGAGCCGCCCACGAACGCGGCCGACGAGACGGCCGTGCTGCCGCCCGTACGGGACGAGCGGTCCGCCGACCCGGCGGACCGGGTCCCGCCGTGGCTGTTCCGGCCGGACCAGGGCCAGGGACAGGCATACGGCGGGGACAACGAGCGCACGCGCGAGATGCCGCACTACGGCCAGGGCCAGGACCAGGGGTACGGCCAGGACCAGGGGTACGGCCAGGGCCAGGCGCAGGGCGGGGCGGAACCGCCGCGTCGTCGGCGCCGCCGCCCCGAGTGGGCGGAGGAGACCCCGCTGGACGACCTCCCGTCGCTGGCCGACGAGCTGCTCGGCCCGCGCGACGACGAGGACGGCCGGTACCGCTGA
- the topA gene encoding type I DNA topoisomerase, which translates to MSPTTSETAQGGRRLVIVESPAKAKTIKGYLGPGYVVEASVGHIRDLPNGAAEVPDKYTGEVRRLGVDVEHDFQPVYVVNADKKSQVRKLKELLADSDELFLATDEDREGEAIAWHLQEVLKPKVPVRRMVFHEITKDAIRAAVANPRELNQRLVDAQETRRILDRLYGYEVSPVLWKKVMRGLSAGRVQSVATRLVVERERERRAFRSAEYWDLTGTFATGRAGDVSDPGTFGARLTAVDGIRVAQGRDFTSLGQLKDGVSVLHLDEAGARSLATALADTAFTVRSVESKPYRRSPYAPFRTTTLQQEASRKLGFGAKATMQVAQKLYENGYITYMRTDSTVLSDTAVTAARAQVTQLYGADYLPDKPRTYAGKVKNAQEAHEAIRPSGDRFRTPAETGLTGDQFRLYELIWKRTVASQMKDAIGNSVTVKIGGQASDGRDAEFSASGKTITFHGFLKAYVEGADDPNAELDDRERRLPQVAEGDRLTAEEITADGHATKPPARYTEASLVKELEEREIGRPSTYATILGTILDRGYVFKKGTALVPSFLSFAVVNLLEKHFGRLVDYDFTAKMEDDLDRIARGEAEAVPWLKRFYFGEGTPGGAAEAGNGDGDHLGGLKELVTDLGAIDAREISSFPVGDGIVLRVGRYGPYVERPAEVEGGTGRRADVPDDLPPDELTVEYAEELLAKPSGEFELGADPETGRMIVAKDGRYGPYVTEVLPEDTPKSGKNAIKPRTASLLKSMSLDTVTLADALKLMSLPRVVGTDPEGVEITAQNGRYGPYLKKGTDSRSLESEEQIFTITLEQALAIYAQPKQRGRAAAKPPLKELGTDPVSERPVVVKDGRFGPYVTDGETNATLRRDDDVETITPERGYELLAEKRAKGPAKKTAKKAAAKKTAAKKTAAKKTAAKKTAAKKTTATKTAAKKTTAKTAAKKTTAAKKSSANAE; encoded by the coding sequence TTGTCCCCGACCACCAGCGAGACCGCACAGGGCGGCCGCCGACTCGTCATCGTCGAGTCGCCTGCCAAGGCGAAGACGATCAAGGGCTACCTCGGCCCGGGATACGTGGTCGAGGCCAGCGTCGGGCACATCCGGGACCTGCCGAACGGTGCGGCCGAGGTTCCCGACAAGTACACCGGTGAGGTCCGGCGCCTCGGTGTGGACGTCGAGCACGACTTCCAGCCCGTCTATGTGGTCAACGCAGATAAGAAGAGCCAGGTCAGGAAGCTCAAGGAGCTGCTCGCCGACTCCGACGAACTCTTCCTGGCCACCGATGAGGACCGCGAGGGCGAGGCCATCGCCTGGCACCTCCAGGAGGTCCTCAAGCCCAAGGTCCCGGTCCGCCGCATGGTCTTCCACGAGATCACCAAGGACGCCATCCGGGCCGCCGTGGCCAATCCGCGCGAGCTGAACCAGCGCCTGGTCGACGCCCAGGAGACCCGCCGCATCCTCGACCGCCTCTACGGCTACGAGGTGTCGCCGGTCCTGTGGAAGAAGGTCATGCGCGGCCTGTCCGCGGGCCGGGTGCAGTCGGTCGCCACCCGTCTTGTCGTCGAGCGCGAGCGTGAGCGCAGGGCCTTCCGGTCCGCCGAGTACTGGGACCTCACCGGCACCTTTGCCACCGGCCGGGCCGGTGACGTCAGCGACCCCGGCACCTTCGGTGCCCGCCTTACGGCCGTCGACGGAATCCGGGTCGCCCAGGGGCGCGATTTCACCTCGCTCGGGCAGCTCAAGGACGGCGTCAGCGTCCTGCACCTGGACGAGGCGGGCGCCCGCTCCCTGGCCACCGCCCTCGCCGACACCGCCTTCACGGTGCGTTCGGTCGAGTCCAAGCCGTACCGCCGCTCGCCGTACGCGCCGTTCCGCACGACGACCCTTCAGCAGGAGGCCAGCCGGAAGCTGGGCTTCGGTGCCAAGGCCACCATGCAGGTCGCGCAGAAGCTGTACGAGAACGGCTACATCACCTATATGCGTACGGACTCCACCGTCCTGTCGGACACGGCGGTGACGGCGGCCCGTGCGCAGGTCACCCAGCTGTACGGCGCCGACTACCTGCCCGACAAGCCGCGCACCTACGCGGGCAAGGTCAAGAACGCCCAGGAGGCGCACGAGGCCATCCGCCCGTCGGGAGACCGTTTCCGCACCCCGGCCGAGACCGGCCTCACGGGCGACCAGTTCCGGCTCTATGAGCTGATCTGGAAGCGGACCGTCGCCTCCCAGATGAAGGACGCGATCGGCAACTCGGTCACCGTCAAGATCGGCGGACAGGCGAGCGACGGCCGGGACGCCGAGTTCTCCGCCTCCGGTAAGACGATCACCTTCCACGGCTTCCTGAAGGCATATGTGGAGGGCGCCGACGACCCGAACGCCGAGCTGGACGACCGTGAGCGCCGGCTGCCGCAGGTCGCCGAGGGCGACCGGCTCACCGCCGAGGAGATCACCGCCGACGGCCACGCGACCAAGCCCCCGGCCCGCTACACCGAGGCGTCGCTGGTCAAGGAGCTCGAAGAGCGCGAGATCGGCCGCCCCTCGACCTACGCCACGATCCTGGGCACCATCCTCGACCGCGGTTACGTCTTCAAGAAGGGCACCGCGCTCGTGCCCTCCTTCCTGAGCTTCGCCGTGGTCAACCTGCTGGAGAAGCACTTCGGCCGGCTGGTCGACTACGACTTCACCGCCAAGATGGAGGACGACCTCGACCGCATCGCGCGCGGCGAGGCCGAGGCCGTGCCGTGGCTCAAGCGCTTCTACTTCGGCGAAGGCACGCCGGGCGGTGCCGCCGAGGCCGGGAACGGCGACGGCGACCACCTCGGCGGCCTCAAGGAGCTGGTCACCGACCTGGGCGCGATCGACGCCCGGGAGATCTCGTCCTTCCCCGTGGGCGACGGCATCGTGCTGCGCGTCGGCCGCTACGGCCCGTACGTCGAGCGCCCCGCGGAGGTCGAGGGCGGCACCGGCCGCCGTGCCGACGTCCCCGACGACCTGCCGCCGGACGAGCTGACCGTGGAGTACGCGGAGGAGCTGCTCGCCAAGCCGAGCGGCGAGTTCGAGCTGGGCGCCGACCCCGAGACCGGCCGCATGATCGTCGCCAAGGACGGCCGTTACGGTCCGTACGTCACCGAGGTGCTCCCCGAGGACACCCCGAAGAGCGGTAAGAACGCCATCAAGCCGCGCACCGCGTCCCTGCTCAAGTCGATGTCCCTGGACACGGTGACCCTGGCGGACGCGCTCAAGCTGATGTCGCTGCCGCGCGTGGTCGGCACCGACCCCGAGGGCGTCGAGATCACCGCGCAGAACGGCCGCTACGGCCCGTACCTGAAGAAGGGCACGGACTCGCGGTCGCTCGAGAGCGAGGAGCAGATCTTCACCATCACGCTCGAGCAGGCGCTGGCGATCTACGCCCAGCCCAAGCAGCGTGGCCGGGCCGCGGCCAAGCCGCCGCTGAAGGAGCTGGGCACCGACCCGGTCAGCGAGCGGCCCGTGGTGGTGAAGGACGGCCGCTTCGGCCCGTACGTCACGGACGGCGAGACCAACGCCACACTGCGCCGCGACGACGATGTGGAGACCATCACGCCCGAGCGCGGCTATGAGCTGCTCGCCGAGAAGCGCGCCAAGGGCCCGGCGAAGAAGACCGCCAAGAAGGCGGCGGCGAAGAAGACCGCGGCCAAGAAGACGGCGGCGAAGAAGACCGCCGCCAAGAAGACCGCGGCGAAGAAGACGACCGCCACGAAGACGGCCGCCAAGAAGACGACCGCGAAGACCGCCGCCAAGAAGACGACGGCGGCCAAGAAGTCGTCGGCGAACGCCGAGTAG
- a CDS encoding class I SAM-dependent methyltransferase: MSSRCRLPSPAVGGCPDNGGVSTHQLPFRLPTADPERTARLREALSAAAFTADGLLDQLGPSAYAALARGETVPARRATRGESPLETLVRLFLLQHPVAHGRAAAALPVEDCLADGWLVRDGDEVRATVDVRPYGGPEGQDWWIVSDLGCAVGGAGGIGGARGRADRSRLVLGVGGASTTLAGLTVPARVDRVLDLGTGSGIQALHAGRHANRVTATDRNPRALAIARLTLALSGAPEPDLREGSLFEPVRDETYDLIVSNPPFVISPRAPEGSELVYREGGMSGDDLCRTLVQRSAGHLADGGWCQLLANWQHIEGEDWRERLASWVPAGCDAWIVQREVQDITQYTELWLRDAGEHLAGRETYAARYDAWLDEFEARRTKAVGFGWITLRKSGADRPSVTVEEWPHPVEQPLGSEVMAHFGRQDFLRTHDDAALLTARFQLADEVVQEQVGPPGAEDPEHVVLRQHRGMRRATKVDTVGAGFAGVCDGTLSAGRILDAIAQLLGEDPVVLRDRTPQSIRLLVEQGFLRPVGDDGIFGEDGI, translated from the coding sequence ATGTCGTCCCGATGCCGACTGCCGTCGCCCGCTGTCGGTGGTTGCCCCGACAATGGGGGCGTGAGTACGCACCAGCTCCCGTTCCGCCTCCCCACCGCCGACCCCGAGCGCACCGCCCGCCTTCGCGAGGCGCTGTCTGCCGCCGCCTTCACCGCCGATGGTCTGCTCGATCAGCTCGGTCCGTCCGCCTATGCGGCCCTGGCGCGCGGGGAGACCGTCCCGGCGCGGCGCGCCACCCGGGGCGAGAGCCCGCTGGAGACCTTGGTGCGGCTGTTTCTGCTGCAGCACCCCGTGGCCCACGGGCGGGCGGCCGCGGCCCTGCCGGTCGAGGACTGTCTCGCGGACGGCTGGCTGGTGCGCGACGGCGACGAGGTGCGCGCGACCGTCGATGTGCGGCCGTACGGCGGTCCCGAGGGCCAGGACTGGTGGATCGTCTCCGACCTGGGTTGCGCGGTCGGCGGTGCGGGAGGGATCGGCGGCGCGCGGGGGCGTGCGGACCGCTCCCGGCTCGTCCTCGGGGTGGGCGGGGCGTCCACCACGCTCGCCGGTCTCACCGTCCCCGCGCGCGTGGACCGGGTCCTCGACCTGGGCACCGGCTCCGGTATCCAGGCGCTGCACGCGGGCCGTCACGCCAACCGCGTCACCGCCACGGACCGCAATCCCCGCGCCCTGGCCATCGCCCGGCTGACCCTCGCCCTGTCCGGGGCGCCGGAGCCCGATCTGCGCGAGGGGTCGCTGTTCGAGCCGGTCCGGGACGAGACGTACGACCTGATCGTCTCCAACCCGCCCTTTGTGATCTCCCCGCGCGCCCCGGAGGGCAGCGAGCTGGTCTACCGGGAGGGCGGGATGTCCGGGGACGATCTGTGCCGCACCCTCGTCCAGCGGTCCGCCGGGCATCTGGCCGACGGCGGCTGGTGCCAGCTGCTCGCCAACTGGCAGCACATCGAGGGGGAGGACTGGCGCGAGCGGCTGGCCTCCTGGGTCCCGGCCGGCTGTGACGCCTGGATCGTGCAGCGCGAGGTGCAGGACATCACCCAGTACACCGAGCTGTGGCTGCGCGACGCGGGTGAGCACCTGGCCGGCCGCGAGACGTACGCGGCGCGCTACGACGCCTGGCTGGACGAGTTCGAGGCGCGGAGGACCAAGGCCGTCGGTTTCGGCTGGATCACCCTGCGCAAGTCCGGCGCCGACCGGCCCTCGGTGACCGTGGAGGAGTGGCCCCATCCGGTCGAGCAGCCGCTGGGGAGCGAGGTCATGGCCCACTTTGGCCGGCAGGACTTCCTGCGGACGCATGACGACGCGGCGCTGCTGACCGCCCGCTTCCAGCTGGCGGACGAGGTCGTCCAGGAGCAGGTGGGCCCGCCCGGAGCCGAGGATCCGGAGCATGTGGTGCTCAGGCAGCACCGGGGGATGCGGCGCGCCACGAAGGTGGACACGGTCGGGGCGGGTTTCGCGGGTGTGTGCGACGGCACACTGAGCGCGGGCCGGATCCTGGACGCCATCGCCCAGCTGCTCGGGGAGGACCCGGTGGTGCTGCGCGACCGCACACCGCAGTCCATCCGGCTCCTGGTCGAGCAGGGCTTTCTGCGGCCGGTCGGCGACGACGGCATATTCGGCGAGGACGGCATATAA
- a CDS encoding small secreted protein, whose product MNKKLVAALSGGAALVLALTGCGGGDEDKKVNDWAKSVCDEVQPQLKKIQGANTAIQGAADEQDSKKLQQTDSAAFQEISESYGALAKAVNSAGAPPVDKGEETHKQAVKELNATSVAYTKLRTAVDKLDTSDKSKFAQGLKDIADDLDKLSKSGDQALRKLQEGKVGSAMAKQPGCQKPKTSAGATTQS is encoded by the coding sequence GTGAACAAGAAGCTTGTGGCTGCACTGTCCGGCGGTGCGGCACTCGTACTGGCGCTGACCGGCTGCGGGGGCGGCGATGAGGACAAGAAGGTCAACGACTGGGCCAAGTCGGTCTGTGACGAGGTGCAGCCGCAGCTGAAGAAGATTCAGGGCGCCAATACCGCCATCCAGGGTGCCGCCGACGAGCAGGACTCCAAGAAGCTTCAGCAGACCGACTCCGCGGCGTTCCAGGAGATCTCCGAGTCCTACGGCGCGCTCGCCAAGGCCGTGAACAGCGCGGGCGCTCCGCCCGTGGACAAGGGCGAGGAGACCCACAAGCAGGCGGTCAAGGAGCTCAACGCCACCTCCGTGGCGTACACGAAGCTGAGGACGGCCGTCGACAAGCTGGACACCTCGGACAAGTCCAAGTTCGCCCAGGGGCTCAAGGACATCGCCGATGATCTCGACAAGCTCAGCAAGTCGGGTGACCAGGCCCTGCGGAAGCTACAGGAAGGAAAGGTCGGCTCGGCCATGGCCAAGCAGCCCGGCTGCCAGAAGCCGAAGACGAGCGCCGGCGCCACTACGCAGTCCTAA
- a CDS encoding sodium-translocating pyrophosphatase: MAGPLTPHQLDLTPTLAAAELTDDNRVIVLVIAAVAIAALAVAVVLVRQVLAAGEGTDSMKKIAEAVQEGANAYLARQLRTLGGFAVVVFFLLMLLPADDWPQRIGRSAFFLIGAGFSAATGYIGMWLAVRSNVRVAAAAREATPETPTTPVNGDSASSTPGKPGAPGADLTAVSHKAMKIAFRTGGVVGMFTVGLGLLGASCVVLVYAADAPKVLEGFGLGAALIAMFMRVGGGIFTKAADVGADLVGKVEKGIPEDDPRNAATIADNVGDNVGDCAGMAADLFESYAVTLVAALILGKAAFGDSGLAFPLLVPAIGVVTAMIGIFAVAPRRSDRSGMTAINRGFFISALISMALVAVAVFVYLPSSYADLDGVTNREILGHSGDPRVLALVAVAVGIVLAALIQQLTGYFTETTRRPVRDIGKTSLTGPATVVLSGISIGLESAVYSAALIGLSVYGAFLLGGSSIMLALFAVALAGTGLLTTVGVIVAMDTFGPVSDNAQGIAEMSGDVEGAGAQVLTDLDAVGNTTKAITKGIAIATAVLAAAALFGSYRDAIAEAVDKVHTSVAGEMNLSLDISQPNNLVGLVLGAAVVFLFSGLAINAVSRSAGAVVFEVRRQFREKPGIMNYSEKPEYGRVVDICTKDALRELATPGLLAVMAPIAVGFTFGVGALGAFLAGAIGTGTLMAVFLANSGGAWDNAKKLVEDGHHGGKGSEAHAATVIGDTVGDPFKDTAGPAINPLLKVMNLVALLIAPAVVKFSYGDHASPGLRAVIAAIAAVIIVASVYLSKRRGIAVGDEDNSERVAKSADAAVVS; the protein is encoded by the coding sequence AGCTGGACCTCACCCCAACCCTGGCCGCCGCAGAGCTGACCGACGACAACCGTGTGATCGTGCTGGTGATCGCCGCCGTCGCGATCGCGGCACTGGCGGTCGCGGTGGTGCTGGTACGACAAGTCCTCGCGGCCGGCGAGGGCACGGACAGTATGAAGAAGATCGCCGAGGCCGTTCAGGAAGGCGCCAATGCCTATCTGGCCCGGCAGCTGCGTACCCTCGGCGGATTCGCCGTGGTGGTGTTCTTCCTGCTCATGCTGTTGCCCGCGGACGACTGGCCGCAGCGCATCGGGCGTTCGGCGTTCTTTCTGATCGGTGCGGGATTCTCGGCGGCCACCGGCTATATCGGGATGTGGCTCGCCGTGCGCAGCAATGTGCGGGTCGCCGCCGCCGCCCGGGAGGCCACCCCCGAAACCCCCACCACACCCGTCAATGGCGATTCGGCATCTTCCACGCCCGGTAAGCCGGGCGCGCCGGGTGCGGATCTCACGGCCGTCTCGCACAAGGCGATGAAGATCGCTTTTCGTACCGGTGGTGTGGTGGGCATGTTCACGGTGGGCCTCGGCCTGCTGGGTGCCTCCTGTGTGGTGCTGGTCTACGCCGCCGACGCGCCCAAGGTGCTGGAGGGCTTCGGGCTCGGCGCCGCGCTGATCGCGATGTTCATGAGGGTCGGCGGTGGCATCTTCACCAAGGCCGCGGACGTCGGCGCCGACCTCGTCGGCAAGGTCGAGAAGGGCATCCCCGAGGACGATCCGCGCAATGCCGCCACCATCGCGGACAACGTCGGCGACAACGTCGGCGACTGCGCGGGCATGGCCGCGGACCTCTTCGAGTCGTACGCCGTCACCCTGGTGGCCGCGCTGATCCTCGGCAAGGCGGCCTTCGGCGACTCGGGGCTCGCCTTTCCGCTGCTCGTCCCGGCCATCGGCGTGGTCACCGCCATGATCGGGATCTTCGCCGTGGCCCCGCGCCGTTCCGACCGCAGCGGAATGACCGCCATCAACCGCGGCTTCTTCATCTCCGCCCTGATCTCGATGGCGCTGGTGGCGGTCGCGGTCTTCGTCTATCTGCCGTCCAGCTACGCCGATCTCGACGGCGTCACCAACCGCGAGATCCTCGGCCACAGCGGTGACCCGCGTGTGCTCGCGCTCGTGGCCGTGGCTGTCGGCATCGTGCTGGCCGCGCTGATCCAGCAGCTCACGGGCTACTTCACCGAGACCACCCGGCGCCCGGTGCGGGACATCGGCAAGACCTCGCTGACCGGCCCGGCCACGGTGGTGCTTTCCGGTATCTCGATCGGTCTGGAGTCCGCCGTCTACTCGGCGGCGCTGATCGGGCTCAGCGTCTACGGCGCCTTCCTGCTCGGCGGTAGTTCGATCATGTTGGCGCTGTTCGCCGTCGCGCTCGCCGGCACTGGTCTGCTCACCACGGTCGGCGTGATCGTCGCCATGGACACCTTCGGTCCGGTCTCCGACAACGCCCAGGGCATCGCCGAGATGTCCGGCGATGTCGAGGGCGCGGGCGCGCAGGTGCTCACCGACCTCGACGCGGTCGGCAACACCACCAAGGCGATCACCAAGGGCATCGCCATCGCGACGGCGGTGCTCGCCGCGGCAGCGCTCTTCGGCTCGTACCGCGACGCCATCGCCGAGGCCGTGGACAAGGTGCACACCTCCGTGGCCGGGGAGATGAACCTGAGCCTGGACATCTCGCAGCCCAACAACCTGGTGGGACTCGTCCTCGGCGCCGCTGTCGTCTTCCTCTTCTCCGGGTTGGCGATCAACGCGGTGTCGCGGTCGGCCGGCGCGGTGGTCTTCGAGGTGCGGCGGCAGTTCCGCGAGAAGCCCGGGATCATGAACTACAGCGAGAAGCCCGAGTACGGCCGGGTCGTCGACATCTGCACCAAGGACGCGCTGCGCGAGCTGGCCACGCCGGGGCTGCTCGCCGTGATGGCGCCGATCGCCGTCGGCTTCACCTTCGGGGTCGGCGCGCTCGGCGCGTTCCTGGCGGGTGCGATCGGCACCGGCACCCTGATGGCTGTCTTCCTCGCCAACTCCGGCGGCGCCTGGGACAACGCCAAGAAGCTGGTCGAGGACGGTCACCACGGCGGCAAGGGGAGCGAGGCGCATGCCGCGACGGTGATCGGCGATACGGTCGGCGATCCGTTCAAGGACACCGCCGGCCCCGCGATCAATCCGCTGCTGAAGGTGATGAACCTGGTGGCGCTGCTGATCGCCCCCGCGGTGGTGAAGTTCTCCTACGGGGACCACGCGAGCCCGGGGCTGCGCGCGGTCATCGCGGCGATCGCAGCCGTGATCATCGTGGCCTCGGTCTACCTCTCCAAGCGGCGTGGCATCGCCGTAGGTGACGAAGACAACTCCGAGCGCGTGGCGAAGTCAGCCGACGCGGCGGTGGTGTCCTAG